The following coding sequences lie in one Aspergillus luchuensis IFO 4308 DNA, chromosome 8, nearly complete sequence genomic window:
- a CDS encoding uncharacterized protein (COG:S;~EggNog:ENOG410Q28J;~TransMembrane:7 (o12-34i46-71o91-113i125-147o172-196i208-233o253-271i)), with protein sequence MSDEHPNGFGQPFFIVTWVEFGLAIIFMIARCVAASKLIHNVAKDLYLAIATFTLGAASMAMITVGATYGLGLPQDMLTFNESKMALLYGWVNQLLALVAIGLGKLTIVAFLEQVQGYQTKARSIFLWSLAGSNLVVNCVAAILMMLQCSPRRMLWEAYAKGYCPYRSRIQIFGYIQGPWSAVCDFALALYPVSFLARVHAFSIATRIGLCVLMGFGVVAGACAIVKTVQLTVLTKIEDPSQQIGTVIVWNQTEMWVVFIVSCIPPTKVFFKHVYRRSSIRLGSFVDQMRPREQETKQNESMQSSC encoded by the exons ATGAGCGACGAGCACCCAAATGGCTTCGGACAGCCATTCTTCATTGTGACATGGGTCGAATTTGGGTTGGcgatcatcttcatgatcGCTCGATGCGTTGCTGCGTCCAAACTTATTCATAATGTGGCGAAAGACCTGTATTTGGCGATAGCAACATTT ACCCTGGGAGCTGCAAGCATGGCGATGATCACTGTCGGAGCTACATACGGGCTTGGTCTTCCGCAAGACATGCTAACATTCAACGAGAGCAAGATGGCACTACTATATGGCTGGGTTAACCAATTGCTTGCCCTCGTTGCGATTGGGTTGGGGAAGCTTACCATTGTCGCCTTTCTCGAACAAGTCCAAGGTTATCAGACCAAAGCCAGAAGCATATTTCTTTGGTCTTTGGCGGGCAGCAACCTCGTCGTGAACTGTGTCGCTGCCATCCTCATGATGCTTCAATGCtcgccgaggaggatgctgtgGGAAGCATATGCTAAGGGGTATTGTCCTTATCGCAGCCGTATACAGATATTCGGTTATATTCAAGGGC CTTGGTCCGCTGTTTGCGACTTTGCACTCGCGTTATATCccgtttctttccttgctcGGGTCCACGCTTTCTCGATAGCGACTCGGATCGGTCTCTGCGTACTAATGGGATTTGGCGTCGT GGCAGGGGCATGTGCAATAGTAAAAACTGTTCAATTGACTGTTCTGACGAAAATCGAAGATCCGAGCC AGCAGATCGGAACAGTCATTGTTTGGAACCA AACCGAAATGTGGGTCGTATTCATTGTCAGCTGTATACCACCTACGAAAGTGTTCTTCAAGCATGTATATCGCCGAAGTTCTATCCGGCTAGGCTCATTTGTGGACCAAATGCGGCCACGGGAACAGGAGACGAAGCAGAATGAGTCGATGCAATCTAGCTGTTAA
- a CDS encoding uncharacterized protein (COG:S;~EggNog:ENOG410PR44), whose translation MHPGSVAFLTTNMAHNSQNYGWQNRPPQPLHPTSMPMDQQSYPQAHTLPPQSGYPAAYPPQHATSQSYYQPGLPSTHYLTPQPGVPQSRHQPRSSSIPYPYPSASVSGSPPTMPDPSFTSTPPSYLVNQPDYYLTPNSSLSQTPNSIPQPHNLMPSGTVYSSPESAPSSSDPDQVRVLSFRPKPQCWDHGCNGREFSTFSNLLRHQREKSGVVAKAECPICGAVFTRTTARNIHVAQGKCKGVAREPSAE comes from the exons ATGCATCCCGGATCAGTAGCATTTCTGACGACCAACATGGCACACAACTCTCAGA ATTACGGCTGGCAAAACAGGCCACCCCAGCCTCTCCATCCGACTTCAATGCCTATGGATCAACAATCATATCCCCAGGCACACACACTTCCACCACAATCCGGTTACCCAGCAGCATATCCACCTCAGCATGCCACCTCACAGAGTTACTATCAGCCAGGACTCCCGTCGACACATTACCTCACCCCACAGCCGGGTGTGCCCCAGAGCCGACATCAGCCTCGAAG TTCTTCCATTCCATATCCTTATCCCAGCGCTTCCGTATCTGGCAGCCCACCTACCATGCCAGATCCCTCTTTTACATCAAC ACCTCCTTCATACCTAGTCAATCAGCCAGATTACTACCTAACGCCGAACTCTTCACTCTC GCAAACCCCCAACTCTATTCCCCAACCACATAACCTGATGCCATCAGGGACAGTGTATTCCTCACCCGAGTCCGCTCCCAGTTCCTCAGATCCAGATCAAGTTCGCGTTCTCAGTTTTCGGCCAAAACCTCAATGTTGGGACCACGGATGCAACGGGCGTGAATTTTCTACCTTCAGCAACCTGCTCCGCCACCAACGAGAGAAGTCGGGAGTGGTTGCCAAAGCAGAGTGTCCCATTTGTGGTGCTGTGTTCACACGCACCACGGCCAGAAACATCCATGTTGCTCAGGGGAAGTGCAAGGGGGTAGCAAGGGAGCCGTCTGCCGAATAA
- a CDS encoding GIY-YIG nuclease family protein (COG:S;~EggNog:ENOG410Q2Y7;~InterPro:IPR018306;~PFAM:PF10544,PF13455;~TransMembrane:2 (o381-403i410-430o)), whose translation MAETTMTSPFSTPSFPRNIPLFSRLLSDDNDEASDSPSPTDVATISSDPARPTSPGDRSPSVQFAARREFRRGVASVTSAEHIERPGNSTSPKSMTVQQYMLDSDPADQNLTALRRLMAGSPSSLSRSRETPRISGSIVSAAVSPGMNDVFQDAVEEQIQGPAEGDKPKVTTEAILSNMHNIIRGHYNENNKGYAYVYRDSKDECQRFKIGSTDRPEDRKKELDKQCKLKGWELVQDPKMPIWEYKRLERLAHSELKNFRCDTICPGDGMKHREYFYGSNATASEVLGRWSRWLVNHEPYDKKSELKPFWSDRLECFTDNKMASFYFNCRKATCSQRDSSPVACQECLQRGWKVWTEPRTLDKVKYYCPYYAEAVWERTPALSTCFFLMVWGRLIAPMIFALLHSSELRGGLIVTDIIICICALFCHLSQNKAPQGEFKTKYTGKRATSASGQSIISPGVSSTRHGQEDTPAKKRKQL comes from the exons ATGGCTG AGACAACTATGACATCTCCCTTCTCCACTCCTTCGTTCCCTCGAAACATTCCATTATTTTCACGCCTGCTATCGGACGACAATGACGAGGCTTCCGACTCTCCTTCGCCTACCGATGTGGCTACTATTTCGAGTGACCCTGCTCGACCTACAAGCCCCGGGGATCGAAGCCCTTCGGTTCAGTTTGCAGCTAGGCGGGAATTTAGACGAGGAGTGGCTTCTGTAACCTCAGCTGAACATATAGAACGCCCAGGAAACTCTACGTCACCGAAGTCTATGACAGTACAGCAATACATGTTAGATTCCGATCCAGCTGACCAGAATTTAACCGCTTTGCGGCGACTAATGGCCggctctccttcttctctatcaCGATCACGTGAGACACCAAGGATCAGCGGTAGCATTGTGAGTGCTGCCGTATCACCAGGAATGAATGATGTATTTCAGGATGCTGTAGAGGAGCAGATTCAGGGTCCTGCAGAGGGCGACAAACCAAAAGTTACGACAGAGGCTATTCTTTCTAACATGCACAACATCATTCGGGGTCATTACAACGAAAACAACAAGGGATATGCTTACGTTTACCGAGACAGTAAGGATGAATGTCAGCGCTTCAAGATTGGATCGACGGATCGGCCAGAAGACCGCAAAAAAGAGCTCGACAAGCAATGCAAACTCAAGGGCTGGGAGTTGGTACAGGATCCTAAAATGCCTATTTGGGAGTATAAACGACTCGAAAGGCTCGCCCACAGTGAGCTGAAGAACTTCAGATGTGATACTATATGCCCCGGTGATGGTATGAAACATCGGGAGTACTTTTATGGCTCAAACGCTACTGCCTCTGAGGTCTTAGGACGCTGGTCGCGGTGGCTAGTAAATCACGAGCCATATGACAAGAAGAGCGAGCTGAAGCCTTTCTGGTCCGATCGCCTTGAATGTTTCACTGATAACAAAATGGCCTCGTTCTATTTCAACTGCAGGAAAGCTACATGCTCACAGCGAGATTCCAGTCCCGTTGCTTGCCAGGAATGTCTTcagagaggatggaaagtGTGGACAGAACCAAGGACGTTAGACAAGGTTAAGTACTACTGTCCTTATTATGCCGAGGCCGTATGGGAGCGCACACCCGCACTGTCAACCTGTTTCTTCCTTATGGTGTGGGGCAGATTGATTGCGCCGATGATCTTTGCTCTTTTGCATAGTTCCGAACTTCGTGGAGGGTTAATCGTGACTGACATTATTATATGCATATGCGCCCTCTTCTGTCACCTTTCCCAAAACAAGGCACCACAGGGCGAATTTAAGACGAAGTACACCGGTAAGAGAGCTACGTCAGCTTCGGGACAATCCATTATATCTCCAGGGGTGTCCTCAACCAGACATGGCCAAGAAGATACTCCTGcaaaaaagagaaagcaattATAA
- a CDS encoding HNH endonuclease signature motif containing protein (COG:S;~EggNog:ENOG410PY33;~InterPro:IPR003615;~PFAM:PF13391): MASADNSNRRKAAIPSPAGELREPKRHGLIAQLVCAAKLTKLDSITWACLWFADVSKLESLVSSCGGNSPYGFMMHRELSKSEDKTQVIDAWAVSRPKEELEKAYEDEESDTEGPPIKKRRLTLNTEESPSSAEEAATHLANKLSSANFSKCTERDNATCVVTGCRDPVEIAHILPNGLGRINSEVLQNFWFPLHRFWSQERVMAWMNQAAGPEATEACSNLLCMTDMAHKLWKKARFALKPLSLSEDRRSLEVQFYWLPVYNYRSRIPATEVPSRMSRKLSGTTVDGKETMLFNIATDKKLCSGDILTFKTNDPNSHPLPSMELLDMQWVLNRVLALSGATYATDEELYPDFSSNEGSFWDSEEGF; encoded by the exons ATGGCCTCCGCAGACAACTCCAATCGACGTAAAGCAGCTATTCCAAGCCCCGCGGGCGAGCTTCGTGAACCAAAGCGGCATGGCCTGATCGCACAGCTGGTATGTGCTGCAAAGCTTACCAAGCTTGATTCAATCACCTGGGCTTGTTTGTGGTTTGCGGATGTCTCGAAATTAGAAAGTCTCGTGTCATCCTGTGGAGGGAATTCACCGTACGGTTTTATGATGCACCGCGAGCTCTCAAAGAGTGAGGATAAAACACAAGTAATTGATGCCT GGGCGGTTTCACGGCCCAAAGAAGAATTGGAGAAGGCctatgaagacgaagaatcaGATACCGAGGGGCCTCCGATCAAGAAGCGTCGGTTGACTTTGAACACAGAAGAGAGTCCCAGttctgcagaagaagcagccactCATTTAGCCAATAAACTA TCCTCCGCTAACTTCAGCAAGTGCACTGAGCGAGATAATGCCACTTGCGTGGTCACCGGTTGCCGTGATCCGGTCGAAATCGCACATATACTCCCCAACGGTCTTGGAAGAATAAATTCTGAAGTACTCCAGAACTTTTGGTTTCCTCTGCACCGATTCTGGAGCCAAGAGAGGGTCATGGCATGGATGAATCAGGCTGCAGGCCCAGAAGCCACAGAGGCCTGCTCGAACCTCCTGTGCATGACGGATATGGCCCATAAATTATGGAAAAAAGCGCGCTTTGCCTTGAAACCTCTGTCCTTGAGTGAGGATCGGAGATCACTTGAGGTGCAATTCTACTGGCTCCCGGTTTATAACTACCGTTCGAGAATTCCCGCAACCGAAGTCCCCAGTCGTATGTCTCGCAAGCTCTCCGGAACAACCgttgatggaaaagaaaccatGCTGTTTAATATTGCCACAGATAAGAAGCTATGCTCTGGGGACATTCTTACCTTCAAAACAAACGACCCTAACAGTCACCCCCTTCCATCCATGGAGTTGCTAGACATGCAGTGGGTCCTAAATCGAGTTCTTGCCCTCAGTGGTGCCACTTACGCCACAGACGAAGAGCTTTATCCCGATTTCTCGTCGAATGAGGGCTCATTTTGGGATAGCGAGGAAGGTTTCTGA
- a CDS encoding uncharacterized protein (COG:J;~EggNog:ENOG410PHPV;~InterPro:IPR027417,IPR000795;~PFAM:PF00009;~go_function: GO:0003924 - GTPase activity [Evidence IEA];~go_function: GO:0005525 - GTP binding [Evidence IEA]), giving the protein MASVFTYDPDPPRVSSPWSTSGSSTPQFSATGNRTVPRARSSTNLDRADPDSLSDYGITKLDPEPQEGPTEYKLHLLLRPRRPYVSMSTSHLVGGSYHSRASLSADSPTPSSYESNPKPQQTRSTESRQQRLQHLTTQLLWRLQQSSPFHSSTTANLVLPVLPEATTQLGEAQKPARLLPGLEESQGALYEVGVADDGTFVGLTQDELEESLSTLQVMAASLGCKIDVLRRVNVGSCEWAEDPYSENVDTSKVHAERLWVAEALVSPDWDFYRVKSPNKGQTQDDSSPDNTKEGDSLGSSSSTEQIRISIAGPSAAGKSSLLGTLTSSVLDNGRGTSRLGLLKHRHEISSGITSSVAHELIGYAADEPQAQTVEVINYACGNVAAWDDIHAASEGGRLAFVSDLPGSVRYMKSTLRGLVGWAPHYVLLCIPATCDDEATAESGQSAEQPADMTLALSHLELCAKMKIPTVVVITKMDMASRSGLRNNLAKVLSALKSSGKKPAMMSVPTAQAVDLQRTEPKDAAEVRKLISNTESWESTVPILLTSAVDGSGIGKLHGLLRYLPIPAKPPSRDISLSKTPAAYTLPEDIFDIDEVFAIPPSKVYSVTAEQERKEAHGVVLCGLVRYGSISAGDELLVGPLMPSTSDSGNCLQRQRSRSEKRLDSLQHSSANRSRPVSGDFSTSFVHGSLPGKSSFPPQAYWQRVRAVSVRNLRLPVQKLTQDQVGTIGIEPLPLTANGEAPRLGRIRKGSILLKLATPSASIPRTLPFHTGFVASFPSSEFASPLSPPVLLGGNATVYVANVRTTVKLSSMSLAEDEVFSRPSSPTEPEFFRFDGDTSGHERGHEPGVQEMVQSSINPGQGDIKITFEFVSSVEWIEIGSRVLLMPGTSAALASAQGSSQSSGLEGFHGRVCNVLCLEHTTSI; this is encoded by the coding sequence ATGGCATCTGTGTTCACATACGATCCTGACCCTCCGCGGGTCTCTTCTCCGTGGTCCACATCAGGGTCCTCGACCCCTCAATTCTCAGCAACTGGCAATCGCACGGTGCCTCGAGCACGTTCAAGTACGAACCTGGACCGCGCGGATCCTGATTCACTCTCCGATTATGGGATCACCAAACTGGACCCTGAACCCCAAGAGGGCCCCACAGAGTACAAGCTTCATTTGCTCTTACGCCCTCGGCGACCATATGTTTCCATGTCTACTAGCCACCTCGTGGGAGGGTCGTATCACTCCCGGGCAAGCTTGTCAGCCGATAGTCCCACGCCTTCCAGCTACGAGTCAAACCCGAAACCGCAGCAGACTCGCTCGACTGAAAGCCGTCAGCAAAGGCTGCAGCATCTCACAACGCAGCTTCTGTGGCGATTACAGCAGTCATCGCCCTTTCATTCGTCTACGACTGCAAATCTTGTACTACCAGTACTTCCAGAAGCAACAACCCAGCTAGGGGAGGCACAGAAACCTGCTCGCTTACTTCCCGGGCTAGAGGAGAGCCAGGGTGCTCTGTATGAGGTCGGcgttgctgatgatggaacGTTTGTTGGACTCACTCAAGAtgagctggaggagagctTGTCCACTTTGCAAGTTATGGCCGCCAGCTTAGGATGCAAGATAGATGTCCTACGCAGAGTGAATGTTGGCAGTTGCGAATGGGCTGAAGATCCCTACTCTGAGAACGTGGATACTAGTAAGGTCCATGCAGAGCGCCTTTGGGTTGCAGAAGCGTTGGTAAGCCCTGACTGGGACTTTTATCGGGTCAAGTCTCCCAATAAAGGCCAGACGCAGGATGATTCATCTCCTGACAATACGAAGGAAGGAGACTCGCTAGGCAGTTCCTCCAGTACTGAGCAGATCCGTATCTCCATTGCTGGCCCCAGCGCGGCCGGCAAGTCTTCTCTATTAGGTACTTTAACCTCGTCTGTGCTTGACaatggaagaggaacaagCAGATTAGGTCTGTTGAAACATCGGCATGAAATCTCGTCAGGGATCACCAGCTCTGTTGCTCATGAATTGATCGGATATGCCGCAGATGAACCACAGGCACAAACTGTTGAGGTAATCAACTATGCCTGTGGCAACGTTGCAGCTTGGGATGATATCCACGCCGCCTCGGAGGGTGGGCGTCTAGCGTTTGTCTCTGATCTACCAGGTTCAGTACGCTATATGAAGTCCACGTTACGAGGACTGGTCGGTTGGGCCCCTCATTATGTCCTTCTCTGCATCCCAGCAACTTGCGATGATGAGGCTACTGCGGAATCTGGCCAATCTGCTGAGCAGCCCGCAGACATGACACTTGCGTTATCACACCTGGAACTCTGTGCTAAGATGAAGATTCCTACTGTTGTTGTAATTACCAAGATGGACATGGCATCCCGCTCAGGCCTGCGGAATAATCTTGCGAAAGTACTATCGGCTCTCAAATCATCTGGCAAGAAGCCAGCGATGATGTCCGTTCCAACCGCCCAGGCAGTGGATCTACAGCGTACGGAGCCGAAGGATGCAGCAGAGGTGCGGAAGTTGATTTCCAATACAGAAAGCTGGGAATCGACTGTCCCGATCCTTCTAACGAGTGCGGTGGATGGCTCAGGAATAGGAAAACTTcatggacttcttcgatACCTCCCCATTCCCGCGAAGCCCCCATCACGGGACATCTCATTGTCGAAGACACCAGCTGCTTACACCCTCCCTGAAGATATCTTTGATATTGACGAAGTCTTCGCTATTCCGCCCTCCAAGGTATACTCAGTAACTGCGGagcaagaaaggaaggaagctcATGGCGTGGTTCTCTGTGGACTGGTGCGCTACGGATCCATTTCAGCAGGAGACGAGCTACTCGTCGGACCTTTGATGCCTAGCACGTCTGACTCGGGAAATTGCTTACAGAGGCAGAGGAGTCGATCAGAGAAACGGCTGGACAGCCTTCAGCATTCTAGCGCGAATCGGAGCAGACCCGTTTCTGGGGATTTCTCAACCTCTTTTGTCCATGGCTCACTACCTGGGAAGTCATCTTTCCCACCGCAGGCATACTGGCAACGTGTCCGCGCAGTCAGTGTGCGGAATCTGCGACTCCCAGTTCAAAAACTGACACAAGACCAAGTGGGAACGATCGGAATAGAACCGTTGCCCTTGACTGCGAATGGGGAGGCGCCACGACTGGGAAGAATACGAAAGGGTTCCATCTTGCTCAAACTGGCAACACCATCTGCTTCTATACCAAGAACCCTTCCGTTTCACACTGGCTTCGTAGCCAGCTTCCCGTCTAGCGAGTTCGCGTCTCCGCTGTCCCCGCCGGTGCTGCTGGGAGGTAATGCCACAGTATATGTGGCCAATGTTCGCACGACAGTGAAGTTGTCGAGCATGTCTCTTGCAGAGGATGAGGTCTTCTCCCGGCCATCGTCACCGACTGAACCGGAGTTCTTCAGATTTGACGGCGACACTTCAGGCCACGAACGTGGTCACGAACCAGGGGTACAAGAGATGGTACAGTCGTCTATCAACCCAGGACAAGGCGATATCAAGATCACATTCGAATTTGTATCGTCAGTTGAGTGGATCGAAATTGGATCGAGGGTCCTTCTGATGCCCGGAACATCAGCAGCGCTGGCATCTGCGCAAGGGTCTAGCCAGTCTTCGGGACTAGAAGGCTTCCATGGTCGGGTGTGCAATGTTCTTTGTCTTGAACATACTACTAGCATATGA